The genomic segment ATTATTTTGGATGGCATTTCACTGAATGTGTTAATGGAAGACTTCGCTAGATTGTATGTGGGTGAAGAGCTGCCTGCACTGCCCATTCAATACAAGGACTACGCCGAATGGCAGTGGCAGAAGCGGGGGAGCGAGCAGTGGAATCAGCAGGAAAAATACTGGGTGGACACTTTTAGTGACCGAGTCCCGCTCATGTCTTTTCCGCTGGATTATCCGCGTCCTTCTGTTAAGACATTCCAGGGAGATCACCATACGTTTTTTATTACTGATTCTACGTACGGTGATTTGCATGCATTTGCCAAACAGAACGAAGTGACTGTCCATGCTGTTTTGATGTCGGCTTATTACGTGTTACTGATGAAATACACGTCTCAGGAAGATTTCGTTGTCGGTTCTCTGGTAGCTGGACGAAACCATCCCGATTTGGAGCGAATCGTCGGCGTCTTTATCAACTTCCTGCCGATACGCAATCGTCCTCGTGCCGATCTTGTGTATACCGATTTTGTACAAGAGGTGCAGCGCAGTCTGCTACTGGCCTACGAACATCAGGAGTATCCGTTTGAAGAGATCGTTGCTCGTAGCGCCGCAGGCATCCAGCAAACGCAAAACCCATTATTTGATACGATGCTGATCTTCCATAACCAACGGGAGCAGGAAGTCCGGTTTACAGTGGGCGACGTGCAATTTGAAGAGGTTCCGCATGAATCGAAGACGTCGAAGCTTGACTTTAAGCTGGATATTACACCACTCACTGATCAATTCAGGTGCGTGCTTGAATACGATACCCAGTTGTTTAAAGCCCAGACAATGGAAGGCTTCGCTGACAACTATTTGCGTGTACTGGCAGCGCTTCTGAAGCATCCAAAACAGCGATTGGATGATGTTGACATCGTCCCACATCAAACAGAAAAAGAGGGCGTGATGAACCGCCTTCATCATGTCGGAGTTGCAGTTCCAGAACTGGGCCCGGCTCAAATCATGTATGGCACTCTCGGATTTGATGCAAGCGATTCACTGCATGATCCAGAACAAAACGTGTATCTATCCATGTGCATGAAACCGGGATGTGTGCCAATCGAGCTAATTGCGCCTGTCGATGAAACGTCACCTTGCGTTCGTTTGTTGGAAGAGAAGGGGACGGGTCCGTACCATCTATGCTTTTCCATTTCCAATATCGATCAATTTTTGAAAAAGTTAGTTGACTCTGGTTTCCAATACGATTTGGTCAGCCCACCAAAGCCAGCAGTACTTTTCAATCATAGACTCGTTGCCTTTCTCTTTCTGGAATCAGTAGGATTGATTGAACTTGTAGAGAGCGAGGACAGGAAGCATGACGAATGGCAAAGCAGCGACCAGCAATCTGCTGTCCGGTTGCTTACATCAGATGCTGAAAAGGCACTGTCGTTCTTTACATTCCTGGGCTACCGGGTTCACGAGAAATACCTGGATCGGCAATCGCAAGCCAGTATCATCACACTGGGCAAAGCGAGAGAGAGTAGCATCCAGTTAGTCGAGCCTCGAATCGAGCACTCACAAGAACAACGGGAGCTCATGAAAAGTGGTTGTGGCGTTTACCAAATCGAGGATCGGGTAGCGAATCTGACTGAACGGATCGACACCTTGATAGCGTGCGGCATCCCCGTTTCTTTTGCAGACCGGGCTGGACGTAATCTGCAACTGACAGATGCCCCCTACCTACTTTTGACTGACGGGAAATCAGCCGTAGAAAGACCTAAGCCGATTCTAGGCGAGTTTCATTCGGGAACAGCGCCCATCTATTCCTTCGTTCAGGAACGTTTGCTGAAGCAGGAACAAGAGAATGGGATTGTGGCTGTCAGATGTTTTGACATCGAGCTTCGGAGCAGAATCGAACTGTCGTATATGCAGCAAGCTTGGCAAGCTCTCGTGCGACGTTTTCCTCAGTTGTCGCCCCAAGGCTTATCAGAACCGATTCCGCTTGGGCTTTGTGATTTACAGGAGAAAAGCGAGGCAGAGGCGACGGGATGGTTGCGTGAACGATTGACTGCCGAGCAGAAGAGGTCTTTTGAGGACAAATCAGGATGTTTGGCTCGTTTTGAACTGATAAAGCTGGCTGCTGACCGCTATCGGTTGATTGGAAGTATACACAGTTCCTTAAGTGATTGGCGAGGTCTCGGACTCCTCCTGGAAGAATGGGAGGCTCTGTATCAGGCCATTGCAGAAGGGCATGAACCATCGCCGGAAGAACAGCCTCGCTACGAAGCATTCGCTGTTTGGCAGAAAAAAATGCTTTATTACGGGCATCTCGAGGTCCAACGTCACGAGTGGTTGACAGCAGCAAATCCACAATCTGCTCAACCATTTGGTACGGGTGGGGTAGCGAAGCGACAAGTCGAGCAGTATATCGACCCGACAGGTCACGCCGATTTGCTGCATGTAGCTGCTCATTTCAATCAGGAGTTGGGAGACATCTTGCTGGCCTCCTACCTGCTGTTGCTTCGACAGGTCACCCAATTACCTAGTTTGACGCTTGGGGTAGTGACGACGAATCGGACGCAAGATGTGCTGGAACAAACGATAGGCAATTTTGACAACATTGTACCGCTCACCATCGATATGCAGACGATCAGTTCGTTTTCACAATTATTGGATCAAACGAAGCAAGTACGTGCCCGGATGCAAACGCTCGCGTTGTATCCGTCAGAGCACTGGCAAGCGACGACGCACATGGAATGGCCGACACTTTTTGTCAACCAGACGATTCCGTTCAAAGCTCAGTCAGCTGTTTGGAAACGGGAAGTCAAACGTTCAGTTGAGCCAGAAATAGCCGGAAGTCCGTTGGTTCTTCAGGTAGCAGAAACTTCGGAAGGTATCCATGTCGTTTTTAGCTATGATCCATCTATGCTTCAGACGGCATATGTTGAATCGCTTTCGGATCGCTATGTGAAAATCCTAAAAATGTTAGCAGAAAAATCCAAAATAAAGTAAAAGGGGTAGGAGAATATGGAAATCAGATCCTCCATTAATTTTCACGACGAGCGCTTTTTGATGTTTGTACTGGACCAGATGGCAAATGAGCTTGAGAGAAACGGTGGAGAAGCGATCCGCATGACTCTTGGGAAGTCAGAAATGCCGCTGCATCCCGAAATTATCAATTCCATGCAACAGGCATTGAACAGCTTTGAAAAATATTCGCTTGTATATCCAGGGGGGCTGCCGGAGCTGAAAGATAAGCTCGCGACCCACTATAAAACAAAATACGATGTGTCAATCAAACCGGAGAATTTCGTGATCAGTGTCGGTACCAGCACACTCTTCCGCAACCTGTTCTACCTCCTGCTTAAAGAGGGCGATGAAGTGTTGCTGCCACTTCCGTACTACTCGCTTTACCATTTCTGCGCGCTCTTAGTCGGTGCGAAAGTTCGTTACTACAAAATTGATCTGGATACGTTGAGACTGGATGTGGAGTCGTTCAAAGAGAACTTTACAGACAAGACAAAAGTGGTCGTGATCAACACGCCAGGCAACCCGTTGGGAAATATTCTTACAAAAGAGGAATTGTATACGATCGACAGCATCGTAGACGGGCGTGCAGCTATTATCAATGACGAAATTTATGCGAATACCTACTTCGATGACGAGTGCGAATCCGTGATGCAGCTGAAAAATACCAAGTCTACGTTCATCACAACGGATGCGTTTTCCAAAGCGTATCGGATGTACAGCAGACGTGTCGGATATGCGATCGTACCGGATGAGCTGGTGCAGCCACTGACGGTCATTCAGCATCATACACTGCTCACAGCAGACCCAGTCGTACAGTTCGGAGCAATGGCTGCGCTTGATTACCAGCATGAGGTTGATCATTTGGTCCAACTGTACAAAGGTCGTCGAGACTACACGATAGACGCTTTCCAAAATGTACCGGATGTCCGTGCTCTGCCAGCGAGAGGCAGCTTCTACTTCACGATTGACTGCGAAGAATTTATGAAGAGAAAAGGCATCAGCACCTCGCTTGAGTTGGCTACGCAAATTTTCGAGGCTACACATGTGGCGACCGTACCGGGTTCTGACTTTGGCATCCCGAACACACTGCGCCTCTCATACTCTGCCGCCAAGTATAACGAGGGAATTAACCGTTTGCGGGAATTTTTCACCACCACCTAAAAAGGGGAAGAGTCGCAATGAATGGACGTATGCAGCTCGATCTGGATCTGAACGAGTTTAACCTGCTCACTGATGATGAAGCGAACTTGTTAACCCGAGTCAATCAGACAGACAAACCGTATCGCAACAAAGTGACAATCGCTGAACTGATCGCCCGGCAAGCGGAAAAAACGCCTGATAGAGTCGCTGTGGTAGAGGCGGATCGAGAAAGAACTTACGCAGAACTACACGCGGAAGCAAACCAGTTAGCCCGTATCTTGAAAGATGCGGGTGTAGTTCCTTCGCAACTCGTAGGAATTCTCGCAGACAGGAGTTCCCGTATGGTAGCGGCAGTTCTCGCAATCCTCCAAGCAGGTGGGGGATACGTCCCGGTTGATCCGCATTATCCCCGAGCTAGAATTCGGTATCTTTTGCAGGATAGTCGTTGCAAGGTGCTTGTAACAGAATCCATGTATCTGGATGAGATCATTCCGGATCTACCTGACAGCATCGAAACGATCATTTGTTTGGACGAGACTTCCTTCCATCACGATGGATACAAGGTCTATACAGCGCTCGATATTCGCCGCCAAAAGGATGAGGCGATAGCCCCGGCGGGTTCAGAGGATGATGTTGCTTATGTCATCTACACATCTGGTTCGACCGGTGCGCCAAAGGGCGTCATGATTACGCACAAACAGGTCTTGAATACGTTGTTTTGGCTGGAGGAGACTTTTCCGCTTAGCGAGACAGACGTTGTTGCCCAAAAAACCTCGATTTCTTTTACGGACTCGGTGTGGGAATTGTTTTGGCCGCTGATGGTTGGATCAAAGCTGTCGATTTTGAAAGAGGAAGACGGGAAAGATCCGGGAGCGTTGTATGACTGGCTGCGAGAGCAGCGCATTACAGTCACCCAGTTTGTTCCAGCGATGATGAATGTGTTTCTGGCTCATGTGCATTCTCGCAATGAACCAGATCCGTTGCCCCATTTGAAGTGGGTATTTAATGGAGGAGAAGCACTGACAGCCAATCTGGTTCGCGAATGGAATCGTCTGTTCCGTATCGCGCGAATCGCCAATATATACGGGATGACGGAATCAGCGATATACGCTTCCGTCTATCTTTGCACAGAACAGCCTGCTGAAGAAACACTCAGAATCCCTATTGGTGTTCCCATTGCCAATACGCATATGTTCATCCTTGGTCAGACGGGGGAAATTTGTCCCCCAGATGTCAAGGGCGAGATTTGCATCGGAGGAATTGGCATCACCGACGGATATTTGGGCAAGCCTGAGTTGACCGAGAAAGCTTTTACGTATCATCCGATTACCGGCGAGCGACTTTACCGTACTGGAGATGTCGGATTGCTCAGCGAAACGGGCGTATTTGAATATCTGGGTCGGATGGACGATCAGGTTCAAGTGCGCGGCTATCGTGTGGAACTGAAAGAAGTTGAACGCGCCGTCCTTCAGCATCCTGCTGTGAATCAGGTAGCTGTATTGGCTATGACCGATCAGATGGGTTTGACCGAACTGGCTTGCTACTATGTGGTGCAAAAGGACGGTGTTCAGCCGGATGGGCTTCGTGCGCACCTGCTGGAGTGGCTACCCGGTTATATGATCCCGAGTTACTTTATGGAGCTGTCCGAGATGCCGCTAACCCCGCATGGAAAGATCGACCGAAAAGCTTTGCCTGCTGTAAAGCCTAGCGTCAGTAGTGATTACGTGCCTCCGGCAAATCCTATCGAACAAAAGCTGGTTGAGTTGTGGGCGGATGTCTTACAGATTCCATCGCCAGGTGTGCTTGATCACTTTGTTGGACAGGGAGGGCATTCGCTGAAGGCCATTCAGCTTTTATCCAGAGTGGAAAGTGAGTTTCAAGTGAAGCTTTCAATGCGCGATCTGTTTGATGCTCCGACGATTCGAGGCTTGGCGAGTCGGATCACAGGCAGCCTCCAAGAGATGGAGCAAAAACCGATCGTCGCGCTCTCTGATCAGGAATATTACCCTGTCACGCGTGCGCAAGAGCGGCTTTACCTGTTGTGGCAGTTGGAAGAAGATGCTACCAGCTATCATACCCCGGGAGTTATGCGGATGACCGGTTCCCTTGATTCAGGGCGTCTCCAAGACGTTGCAGATCAACTCGTCGCACGACATGAGGCGCTGCGCACCTCGTTTCATCTGATGGAAGGACAGGTGAAACAAAAAGTACACAGTGATCTGTCTGTACAGATTGAGACATGGAAAGCAGACGAGGAAGCTGTGGAAAAGACAATCGAACGCTTTTTCCGGCCTTTCGATTTAAAGCAAGCTCCTTTGCTTCGTATCGGCCTCATTGAGATTTCATCAGAGGAGCATCTGTTGATTTTCGACATGCACCATATCATTTCAGATGGCATATCCAAGTCCATCTTGCTTGAGGAGTTTTGTAACCTCTACCAAGGACAGGTGTTGCCGGAATTGTCGGTACAGGCCAAGGAATTCGCTTGGTGGCAAGAAGAACAAGCTGCTGAGAGCAGTTGGGCCGAGCATGAAGCCTACTGGTTGGATGCCTTTTCCGGGGAGCCGCAACCGTTGGCAATCCCGACGGATTTTCCTCGCCCACAAAATATGACATTTGATGGAGACGAGTTGCTGACTGAGCTGTCTGAAGAATGGCTGGAAAAACTCGACACGTTCACCCGTCAGAGTTCTACGACGCTGTACATGCTTCTTTTGGCCGTCTATTCTGTTTTGTTATCCAAATACAGCAATCAGGAAGACATCGTCATCGGCTGCGACATGGATGGTAGACAACGTGCGGAGTTTGCCCCTGTTGTAGGAATGTTTGTTAATACCTTGGCCTTGCGGAACTGGCCGAAGAAAGAATTGACCGTCCAAGAGTATATCGAACAGGTACGCCAAAACGTGCTAGACGGATTTGAACATGGAGACTATCCATTCGACCAACTCGTAAGTCAGATTCAATTGCTTCGCGATCCAGCAAGGAACCCGTTGTTTGACGCCATGCTGACCCTGCATCATGCAGCGGAGCAGCAAAAAGTCCGTCTCGATCAAATCGAGTTTGCTCCCTACGAATTCAGACGCAAAGCTGCCATGCTCGATCTGGCTTTGGAAGTAGTTAAGGCTGAAGATCACATACGCATGCACTGGCAATATAACACGAACTTGTATCACAGAAGAACAATCGAGAAGATGGCTCAAGACTTTGTCATTCTTCTGGAGCAAATGGTAGCCCACCCGAACCGAACTATCGGACAACTTCAGATCGGTCATGGAGTAGTACAAGTAGCACAGGGACAAGTGGACGACGATGACTTTGCTTTTTAAGAAATACATGACGGACAGAAAAGAGGGATTGGCTTGTCAACGATAACGGCACAAAACATCTTGCTGGCCAGTGGGCAGTTTGATCGCGAAAAAGACTATTGGATGGAGAACCTCTCGAGAGAGTTTCATTCACTCGATCTTCCAACAGACTCTCGGGCCTCGTTTCAGCGTCAGTCTGAGCTTCGTGAGCTGACCATCGTGTTTCCGGACGAGCTGAGCAAGGCACTGATTCATTTGAGCAATGGCTCGGATCAGCGTTTGTTCATGGCTTTGCTGAGTGGATTTTGCATCTTGTTGTCCAAATATACGGGACATCAGGACTTATGCGTTGGAACGGCTATCTTTCGTCAATCAGAGCCGGGTGAGTTTTTGAACAAGGTACTGCCCTTGCGTCATCAGGTGCTCCCGGATTGGAGTATCAAGGAGTTGCTGCAAGAAGTTCGGCAGACCTTAAAGGCCGCTGTGGAACATCAGAACTACCCAATCTTGCGGTTGATTGAGGAACTGAAAGTTCCGCAGCAGGGGAACAGCACACCGTTTTTTGAGGCGACTTGCTTGTTAGATGTCCTTCATGATCAGGACAGCATGGAACAGGTATCGAGCGAGTTGCAGCTCCTCTTTTCTAAAAAGGAAAACTCGCTCGAATTACTCGTGCGTTACGTGGGGCAAAGATACCAACTCCCCATGATGGAACGGATGATGGAGCATTTGGTCCGTATCTATCAGGTTATCGTAACGCAACCGGATCAGAAGATCGCAGAGATAGCGTGCTTATCTGAGGAAGAGATTCGGGAGTTAGTTCTTTCATTCAACGACAACCGGGTTGATTTTCCGCGCGATCAGAGCTTTGATCGCCTCTTTGAGGAGCAGGTAAAAAAGACTCCTCATCGCAAAGCGGTGACAGACGGAAAAGCAACCTTAACCTATCAGGAATTAAACGAGCGATCCAATCGACTCGCGCGCTATTTTATCCAGCAAGGATTGCGACCTGGCACGAAAATCGGTATCTATATGAAGCGTAACGCGGATACGCTTGTTGCGATTCTTGCAGTGTTCAAGGCGGGAGGAGCCTACGTACCGATTGATCCAGACTATCCGCAGCATCGGATCTTGTACATCGTGCAGAAGAGCGAGATTGCAGGGTTAATCACTCAGCCTGACTTGCTAGATGGATTGGAGTCGATTCAAGCATCCTCACCTGAACTGAAGTATCTCTATGTCTTTGGTCAATCCGATCAATCGGTTGAGTCACTTTCGGGAGAGGACATCGATCGGGAGAGTGCGGGAACAGACTTGGCGTACATCATCTTCACATCGGGCACGACTGGACAACCGAAAGGCGTAATGGTGCACCACCGTGGAATGATTAACCACATTTTCGCTAAAATCAACGACCTATCCCTCTGCGAGGACGATCTTGTCGCACAAACGGCTTCCCTTTGCTTCGATATTTCTGTTTGGCAATATCTATCTATTTTGCTGGTGGGTGGCTCTGTGTTGGTGGTCGATACCGAGACGGTTATGGATACGCAGGCCCTTCATAACGTACTCCGTTCCAATCGCGTCACCATCGCGGAAGTGGTGCCATCTCTGCTATCTGTGCTGCTTGATCTCGCTCAAGAATGGCCCGACTCCGATCGCAGCTTCCCTGATCTGCGATGGATGGCAGTGACAGGAGAGGAGTTGCCTGCCCCTCTGGTACGGCGCTGGTTTGGCTGCTATTCGGAAATTCCATTGGTGAATATGTACGGGCCAACGGAAGCATCCGATGATATTACGCACCACATTATCCGGGAAATGCCTAGCGATCAGCAGATAGTGGTTCCCATCGGCATACCGATTCAGAACACTCATATTTACATACTCGATCAAAATCAGTGTATCTGCCCACGAGGCGTAAAAGGAGAAATATGTGTGGCCGGCCCGGGCGTTGGTTACGGCTACTACAAAGATGAGGAACGGACGCAAAAAGTTTTTGTAGCAAATCCGTATGCCAGCTGGGTAGAAGACCCTGATTATCAAGCCCTCTATCGAACGGGTGATGTAGGCCGGATCACGGAGGCCGGATATATTGAGTACTTCGGAAGAATGGATAATCAAGTCAAGATTCGGGGTTACCGAATCGAATTAAGTGAGATTGAACAGGTAATGCGCAGACATCCTGCGGTCAAGGATGCGGTGGTCTTGGCGCTTTCAGAGGAAACGGGTGCAAAGTACTTATGTGCCTATGTCGTTCCC from the Brevibacillus brevis genome contains:
- the edeL gene encoding edeine non-ribosomal peptide synthetase EdeL, which translates into the protein MNGRMQLDLDLNEFNLLTDDEANLLTRVNQTDKPYRNKVTIAELIARQAEKTPDRVAVVEADRERTYAELHAEANQLARILKDAGVVPSQLVGILADRSSRMVAAVLAILQAGGGYVPVDPHYPRARIRYLLQDSRCKVLVTESMYLDEIIPDLPDSIETIICLDETSFHHDGYKVYTALDIRRQKDEAIAPAGSEDDVAYVIYTSGSTGAPKGVMITHKQVLNTLFWLEETFPLSETDVVAQKTSISFTDSVWELFWPLMVGSKLSILKEEDGKDPGALYDWLREQRITVTQFVPAMMNVFLAHVHSRNEPDPLPHLKWVFNGGEALTANLVREWNRLFRIARIANIYGMTESAIYASVYLCTEQPAEETLRIPIGVPIANTHMFILGQTGEICPPDVKGEICIGGIGITDGYLGKPELTEKAFTYHPITGERLYRTGDVGLLSETGVFEYLGRMDDQVQVRGYRVELKEVERAVLQHPAVNQVAVLAMTDQMGLTELACYYVVQKDGVQPDGLRAHLLEWLPGYMIPSYFMELSEMPLTPHGKIDRKALPAVKPSVSSDYVPPANPIEQKLVELWADVLQIPSPGVLDHFVGQGGHSLKAIQLLSRVESEFQVKLSMRDLFDAPTIRGLASRITGSLQEMEQKPIVALSDQEYYPVTRAQERLYLLWQLEEDATSYHTPGVMRMTGSLDSGRLQDVADQLVARHEALRTSFHLMEGQVKQKVHSDLSVQIETWKADEEAVEKTIERFFRPFDLKQAPLLRIGLIEISSEEHLLIFDMHHIISDGISKSILLEEFCNLYQGQVLPELSVQAKEFAWWQEEQAAESSWAEHEAYWLDAFSGEPQPLAIPTDFPRPQNMTFDGDELLTELSEEWLEKLDTFTRQSSTTLYMLLLAVYSVLLSKYSNQEDIVIGCDMDGRQRAEFAPVVGMFVNTLALRNWPKKELTVQEYIEQVRQNVLDGFEHGDYPFDQLVSQIQLLRDPARNPLFDAMLTLHHAAEQQKVRLDQIEFAPYEFRRKAAMLDLALEVVKAEDHIRMHWQYNTNLYHRRTIEKMAQDFVILLEQMVAHPNRTIGQLQIGHGVVQVAQGQVDDDDFAF
- a CDS encoding pyridoxal phosphate-dependent aminotransferase; the protein is MEIRSSINFHDERFLMFVLDQMANELERNGGEAIRMTLGKSEMPLHPEIINSMQQALNSFEKYSLVYPGGLPELKDKLATHYKTKYDVSIKPENFVISVGTSTLFRNLFYLLLKEGDEVLLPLPYYSLYHFCALLVGAKVRYYKIDLDTLRLDVESFKENFTDKTKVVVINTPGNPLGNILTKEELYTIDSIVDGRAAIINDEIYANTYFDDECESVMQLKNTKSTFITTDAFSKAYRMYSRRVGYAIVPDELVQPLTVIQHHTLLTADPVVQFGAMAALDYQHEVDHLVQLYKGRRDYTIDAFQNVPDVRALPARGSFYFTIDCEEFMKRKGISTSLELATQIFEATHVATVPGSDFGIPNTLRLSYSAAKYNEGINRLREFFTTT
- the edeK gene encoding edeine non-ribosomal peptide synthetase EdeK — encoded protein: MSTITAQNILLASGQFDREKDYWMENLSREFHSLDLPTDSRASFQRQSELRELTIVFPDELSKALIHLSNGSDQRLFMALLSGFCILLSKYTGHQDLCVGTAIFRQSEPGEFLNKVLPLRHQVLPDWSIKELLQEVRQTLKAAVEHQNYPILRLIEELKVPQQGNSTPFFEATCLLDVLHDQDSMEQVSSELQLLFSKKENSLELLVRYVGQRYQLPMMERMMEHLVRIYQVIVTQPDQKIAEIACLSEEEIRELVLSFNDNRVDFPRDQSFDRLFEEQVKKTPHRKAVTDGKATLTYQELNERSNRLARYFIQQGLRPGTKIGIYMKRNADTLVAILAVFKAGGAYVPIDPDYPQHRILYIVQKSEIAGLITQPDLLDGLESIQASSPELKYLYVFGQSDQSVESLSGEDIDRESAGTDLAYIIFTSGTTGQPKGVMVHHRGMINHIFAKINDLSLCEDDLVAQTASLCFDISVWQYLSILLVGGSVLVVDTETVMDTQALHNVLRSNRVTIAEVVPSLLSVLLDLAQEWPDSDRSFPDLRWMAVTGEELPAPLVRRWFGCYSEIPLVNMYGPTEASDDITHHIIREMPSDQQIVVPIGIPIQNTHIYILDQNQCICPRGVKGEICVAGPGVGYGYYKDEERTQKVFVANPYASWVEDPDYQALYRTGDVGRITEAGYIEYFGRMDNQVKIRGYRIELSEIEQVMRRHPAVKDAVVLALSEETGAKYLCAYVVPLEGFSARDIRDYLFTVLPEYMVPMHYVKQNVLPLTPNGKVDRGALPKPGIQDRVDTSIFVSATTETEKALTHIWAQVLQLDPKTISARDNFFALGGHSLKINAVAAQVAQQFGVQLPLRTMFNHPTIQELGKVIDGADKTIMKRRFPVEARSYYPVTPAQRKFFILQQLNPADTSLHITAARFVEGDLSREKVEHAFQGLIDRHESLRTSFDYIDGQVVQIVHDSPAFRLEVSEASAEQLDASLATFVRPFDLRQAPLLRAGLIRIAPEKHLLLFDMHHIVSDGVSMDILVEDFVRLYAGVTLPALEVQQKEFAVWQESALESGELQAGYWADLFSSPAPLLSIPTDYERPESLTFPGATIEFEISAEETQQLQELATQEQATLYMVLLSVYNMLLAKYSGQEDVVVGTPVAGRKFAEFDEVIGMFINTIPLRNYPKGAKTYREFLAEVREHTLASFEQADYPIDLFVQTLGIEPNTGRQPLFDTIFVLQNMDNPEGELELEDMIVRNYPLQNNTAKLDLHLSAYPVFDRLTCKLDYRSDLFRRETMEQLVSDFKSLLQQVMEDPQRLLQDFELTREVALIQAQGVDWDFEF